The Solibacillus daqui genome has a segment encoding these proteins:
- a CDS encoding alpha/beta hydrolase, with amino-acid sequence MNKSHRVFNSLHLNKAINYTVLTMCNDIKNAYIVYVQDGFDYLELGNLEQAMLHLVRDNPELAQHLVFVCIHPGDSFERWASFSSKGALFPHYIRFMNDEFIPTFEKSLQVEVILKRGLLGDSLAGNISLNIALDNPDRWTHLMLQSPAVSIEDIGRIGNLNLSGWHVYQTVGIYEDEFITPMSNEKLYILTRNRQLYKRFLLHSANVSYKETQDEHLWRVWENDLFNALRFFVM; translated from the coding sequence TTGAATAAAAGTCATCGTGTGTTCAATAGTTTGCATTTAAATAAAGCGATAAATTATACAGTTCTCACGATGTGTAATGATATTAAAAATGCGTATATAGTATATGTTCAGGACGGATTTGACTATTTGGAATTGGGCAATTTAGAACAAGCTATGCTTCATTTAGTACGTGACAATCCTGAACTAGCACAGCACCTTGTATTTGTGTGCATTCATCCTGGAGATTCGTTTGAAAGATGGGCATCATTTAGTAGCAAGGGTGCGCTATTTCCGCACTATATTCGCTTTATGAACGACGAATTTATCCCCACTTTCGAGAAAAGTTTACAGGTTGAAGTGATTTTAAAAAGAGGGCTATTAGGAGATTCGTTGGCAGGTAATATTAGTTTAAATATTGCATTGGACAACCCGGATCGATGGACGCATTTAATGCTACAATCTCCTGCGGTGTCAATAGAGGATATAGGGCGAATAGGGAACCTGAATCTTTCGGGGTGGCATGTATATCAAACTGTTGGTATTTACGAAGACGAATTTATTACCCCCATGTCAAACGAAAAATTATATATTTTGACGAGAAACCGTCAATTGTATAAACGCTTTCTTTTACACAGCGCAAATGTGAGCTATAAAGAAACGCAAGACGAACATCTTTGGCGTGTTTGGGAAAATGATTTATTTAATGCATTAAGATTTTTTGTCATGTAG
- a CDS encoding N-acetylmannosamine-6-phosphate 2-epimerase — MNKKQRIFSRIHGQLIVSCQALPEEPLHSPYIMSKMAYAAMLGGAKGIRANSVEDIKEMKKVVELPIIGIIKQVYEGSDVFITPTNKEIELLYVEGVDIIALDATKRIRPDGKTISEVFPEIRKTYKEQIFMADCSTYEEAKEAYELGFDCLGTTLSGYTEYTMGQQLPNLPLMEKLVQDFPIPVIAEGGIWTPEQLKRVFEVGVHTAVVGTAITRPMEITKRFISAIKDE; from the coding sequence ATGAATAAAAAACAAAGAATTTTTAGTCGTATTCATGGACAATTAATCGTTTCATGTCAGGCGCTTCCAGAAGAACCCCTTCATAGCCCTTATATTATGAGTAAAATGGCTTACGCTGCAATGCTTGGAGGGGCAAAGGGGATTCGAGCTAATAGTGTGGAAGATATTAAAGAAATGAAAAAGGTTGTTGAACTGCCGATTATTGGCATTATTAAGCAGGTGTATGAAGGGTCGGATGTATTTATAACACCGACAAATAAAGAAATTGAACTTCTTTACGTGGAAGGTGTAGATATTATTGCACTCGATGCAACGAAAAGGATTCGACCTGACGGAAAGACAATCAGTGAAGTATTCCCTGAAATTAGGAAAACGTATAAAGAGCAAATTTTTATGGCGGATTGCTCGACCTACGAAGAAGCGAAAGAGGCTTATGAATTAGGGTTTGATTGCTTAGGTACAACATTGAGCGGTTATACCGAATATACAATGGGGCAGCAATTACCCAATCTACCGTTAATGGAAAAATTAGTACAGGATTTCCCGATCCCTGTCATTGCGGAAGGGGGAATTTGGACGCCGGAGCAACTGAAGCGCGTTTTCGAAGTAGGCGTTCATACAGCTGTCGTTGGCACAGCGATTACGAGACCTATGGAAATTACCAAAAGATTTATTTCTGCCATAAAAGATGAATAA
- a CDS encoding ROK family protein, which produces MKILAADIGGTSIKVGISNKEGKIELLKAFDTESEKGGKYLVEKLIKIISEYEDFDAIGISTAGQVNSIEGSIIYANDNIPNYTGTQLKKILENHFKVPVKVENDVYAAALGEQHFGVAKEFNDFLCLTYGTGIGGAIVLNSKLYKGYTGLAAVFGHIITHPFGNKCNCSKAGCYETYASTTALIKKAQEIHPDVVNGRLFFDRLAEGDKSLAKVLHDWVEEVALGLTSLIHIFNPPAIIIGGGIMEQESVVNMVSSKVRELTMECFSDVKIMKASLGNKAGLLGAVSLHQN; this is translated from the coding sequence ATGAAAATATTAGCAGCTGATATTGGCGGAACATCTATAAAAGTTGGTATCTCAAATAAAGAGGGTAAGATTGAATTATTGAAAGCGTTCGACACGGAAAGTGAAAAAGGTGGAAAATATTTAGTTGAAAAACTAATTAAGATAATAAGTGAATACGAGGACTTTGATGCGATAGGCATTAGCACTGCTGGGCAGGTTAATAGTATAGAAGGTTCGATCATTTATGCGAACGACAATATTCCAAACTATACCGGCACACAATTAAAGAAAATTTTAGAAAATCACTTTAAAGTTCCCGTTAAAGTTGAAAATGATGTATATGCAGCCGCTTTAGGCGAACAGCACTTTGGGGTTGCCAAGGAGTTTAATGATTTTTTATGTTTAACATATGGTACAGGTATTGGTGGTGCCATTGTACTGAATTCGAAATTATATAAAGGGTATACCGGTTTAGCAGCAGTGTTTGGGCATATCATTACCCACCCTTTTGGAAATAAGTGTAACTGTAGCAAGGCAGGTTGCTATGAAACATACGCCTCGACAACCGCTTTAATTAAAAAAGCACAGGAAATACATCCTGACGTAGTAAATGGTCGTCTATTTTTTGATCGATTAGCTGAGGGAGATAAAAGCCTCGCAAAAGTTCTTCATGATTGGGTTGAAGAAGTAGCATTAGGCCTCACATCCCTTATTCACATTTTTAACCCACCAGCAATTATTATCGGTGGCGGCATAATGGAGCAGGAAAGTGTTGTCAATATGGTATCAAGTAAAGTTAGAGAGTTGACGATGGAGTGCTTTTCAGATGTGAAAATTATGAAAGCCTCCCTTGGCAATAAGGCTGGACTTCTTGGTGCAGTGTCACTTCATCAAAATTGA
- a CDS encoding MurR/RpiR family transcriptional regulator — protein sequence MGNQDIFSLIHSRYNSFTNTEKKVADYILENMKDVIYMSITDLADACNVGESSVFRFCKTMDLKGYQEFKIVLAHSISLDDETPQLSSVITLQDTIGELASKALTSNVNALTETYNLMSEIDISDAVESMVQAERIHFFGVGSSLMTAMEAKNKFMRITNKTECSIDSHLQVMSAALMTEKDVAILISYSGSTKDTIEVAKVAKERGAKIISITRFAKSPLTSFSDITLLCGANEGPLQGGSLSAKIAQLYLLDLLYFEYFKRTITEAVPNKERTAKAVIEKML from the coding sequence ATGGGAAACCAAGATATTTTTTCACTCATTCATTCAAGGTATAATTCATTCACGAACACAGAGAAAAAAGTGGCTGACTATATTCTTGAAAATATGAAAGACGTTATTTACATGTCCATAACGGATTTAGCAGACGCATGCAATGTAGGGGAATCCAGTGTTTTTAGATTTTGCAAAACGATGGATTTGAAAGGATACCAAGAATTTAAAATTGTTTTAGCACATAGCATTTCCCTTGATGACGAAACCCCACAACTATCCAGCGTTATTACTTTGCAAGACACGATTGGAGAGTTAGCTTCTAAAGCATTAACCTCAAATGTAAATGCACTAACAGAGACGTATAATTTAATGTCAGAAATTGATATTTCCGATGCCGTTGAAAGTATGGTACAAGCGGAAAGGATTCATTTTTTTGGGGTAGGTTCCTCCTTAATGACCGCAATGGAAGCGAAAAACAAATTTATGAGGATTACGAATAAAACGGAATGCTCGATCGATTCACATCTTCAAGTAATGTCCGCTGCCTTAATGACAGAAAAAGATGTAGCAATCCTCATTTCCTATTCAGGTTCAACAAAAGATACGATCGAAGTGGCAAAAGTAGCAAAAGAACGCGGCGCAAAAATTATTTCCATTACAAGATTCGCAAAATCCCCTTTGACGAGCTTCTCGGACATTACTTTGCTTTGCGGTGCGAATGAAGGCCCACTTCAAGGAGGGAGTTTATCTGCAAAAATCGCGCAACTGTATCTTTTAGATCTTCTCTACTTTGAATATTTTAAACGAACGATTACGGAAGCAGTTCCCAACAAAGAACGAACTGCAAAGGCTGTTATTGAAAAAATGCTATAA
- a CDS encoding AAA family ATPase yields the protein MFFVQMSGFPGSGKSTLALEIANRTGCIIVEHDVTKTALLQSVVECEIEENATGKIAYNTDFALVDFYLAQGRSVILDSPCLYSEIIERGTAISRKYEAKYKYIECYLDDFFEINCRLTSRQKRLSQISEVKSVEVFHNALKHCKKPLNNDFLTVNSKEPLNSYINQVMEYIHK from the coding sequence ATGTTTTTTGTTCAAATGTCAGGGTTTCCTGGTTCGGGAAAGTCTACATTAGCGCTTGAAATTGCCAATCGAACGGGCTGTATTATTGTAGAACATGATGTTACGAAAACGGCATTATTACAGTCGGTGGTTGAATGCGAAATTGAAGAAAACGCTACCGGTAAAATTGCCTACAATACGGATTTTGCATTAGTCGATTTTTATTTAGCACAGGGGAGAAGTGTCATTTTAGATAGCCCCTGTTTATATAGTGAAATCATTGAGAGAGGTACTGCAATTTCTCGCAAATATGAAGCCAAATACAAATATATCGAATGTTATCTCGATGATTTTTTCGAGATAAATTGTCGTTTAACAAGTCGTCAAAAGCGATTAAGTCAAATTTCTGAGGTGAAATCAGTCGAGGTATTTCATAACGCACTTAAGCATTGTAAAAAACCGCTTAATAACGATTTCCTTACGGTAAATAGCAAAGAACCATTAAATTCTTATATAAATCAAGTAATGGAATATATTCATAAGTAA
- a CDS encoding glycosyltransferase encodes MNEKDNSAENKEDIKISIIIPAHNEEKYIGKCLASISKASKLFENQVEIIVVLNRCTDRTEEIAKSYNCIVIRNDDKNLSKIRNAGVEKARGEIIVTIDADTQMNEHLLSKVEENLMSGKYIGGGVTGKFDRMSLGIFVSSLLLIGPLLFKYGAISVGIFWCYKEDFKSINGFNEDMLMAEDADFAKRLKEWGKKKGKKFGTIQNGMITSTRKFDKHGDWVLLKRPKMILAYLKGKDQKYADEAYYENQDR; translated from the coding sequence ATGAACGAAAAAGATAACTCTGCAGAAAATAAAGAGGATATAAAAATTTCAATTATAATACCCGCCCATAATGAAGAAAAGTATATTGGAAAATGCCTAGCATCGATTTCAAAAGCCTCAAAATTATTTGAAAATCAAGTTGAAATCATTGTTGTGTTAAATCGATGTACAGACAGAACGGAAGAAATTGCAAAATCTTATAACTGTATCGTAATAAGGAATGACGATAAAAACCTATCTAAGATTAGGAACGCAGGTGTTGAAAAAGCTAGAGGAGAAATCATCGTTACAATTGATGCAGATACACAGATGAACGAACATTTGTTGTCTAAGGTAGAAGAGAACTTAATGTCTGGAAAGTACATTGGCGGCGGAGTTACAGGGAAATTTGACAGAATGTCTTTAGGAATTTTTGTTTCATCTTTGTTATTAATTGGGCCACTATTATTTAAATACGGAGCAATTTCTGTGGGAATCTTTTGGTGCTACAAAGAAGATTTCAAATCGATTAATGGATTTAATGAAGATATGCTTATGGCAGAAGATGCAGATTTTGCTAAACGATTAAAAGAGTGGGGAAAAAAGAAGGGAAAAAAATTCGGGACGATTCAAAATGGGATGATCACTTCAACCAGAAAGTTTGATAAACATGGAGACTGGGTTTTGCTTAAACGTCCGAAAATGATCTTAGCTTATCTTAAGGGAAAAGACCAGAAATATGCAGATGAAGCATATTATGAAAATCAAGATAGGTAA
- a CDS encoding amidase family protein has protein sequence MEITFKSFFREELSVKEIQEGMAKGEITSKELVMYYLYRIAKYDQDGPKINSMLEINPDAIFIAEALDNERQLKGVRGPLHGIPVVLKDNIETHDSMHTSAGTIALENNLANQDAFLVEKLREAGAVILGKANMTELANGMSSEMWAGYSSRGGQTLNPYGDSKLFVGGSSSGSAVAVASNFSMLSVGTETDASILSPAIQNSVVGIKPTVGLFSRSGIIPFTYSQDTAGPFARTVEDAAILLGALTGIDKKDVATYKSEGRLHQDYTSYLIPNGLNGARIGIYNNAPKEYYESGEYDEHLFEKAIQVLIEQGATVIKDIEIPSFHRKWNWGVTLYELKHSLDNYLSKLPSHMPVHSILELIQFNKSIEGKALKYGQDKLEKRVEFPKTLRNPEYLNSKIEDLYFSQEQGIDYALKKYELDAILFPSYIGSTISAKAGYPSIAVPAGYMDNGRPFGITFSGTSFSEEVLIKFAFAFEQATKFRMAPKLDEKC, from the coding sequence ATGGAGATAACTTTTAAAAGCTTTTTTAGGGAAGAACTGTCAGTAAAAGAGATTCAAGAAGGTATGGCTAAAGGAGAAATAACTTCAAAAGAATTAGTAATGTATTATTTGTATAGAATAGCAAAGTATGATCAGGATGGACCAAAAATTAATTCTATGCTTGAAATAAATCCTGATGCGATATTTATTGCAGAAGCACTAGATAATGAAAGGCAATTAAAAGGTGTAAGGGGACCTTTACATGGTATTCCAGTTGTACTCAAAGACAATATTGAAACGCATGATTCGATGCACACAAGTGCAGGAACTATTGCATTAGAAAATAATTTAGCTAATCAGGATGCATTTCTTGTAGAAAAGCTCCGAGAAGCAGGTGCTGTTATATTAGGAAAGGCAAACATGACAGAATTAGCAAATGGAATGTCCAGTGAAATGTGGGCAGGGTACAGTTCTAGAGGAGGACAAACATTAAATCCATATGGTGATTCTAAACTTTTTGTTGGGGGCTCTAGTTCGGGGTCGGCAGTCGCAGTTGCTTCAAATTTTTCAATGTTATCTGTTGGAACTGAAACAGATGCATCAATTCTTAGTCCTGCAATTCAAAACTCGGTAGTCGGAATTAAACCCACTGTTGGTTTATTTAGTCGAAGTGGCATAATTCCTTTTACATATTCTCAGGATACTGCAGGTCCCTTTGCTAGAACCGTTGAAGATGCTGCCATTTTATTAGGCGCATTAACAGGTATTGATAAGAAAGACGTTGCTACATATAAAAGTGAGGGTAGGTTACATCAAGATTATACAAGCTATTTAATTCCGAATGGATTAAACGGTGCTAGGATTGGAATTTATAATAATGCTCCAAAAGAATATTATGAATCCGGTGAGTATGACGAACATTTATTTGAAAAAGCTATTCAAGTTTTAATTGAACAAGGTGCAACCGTTATTAAAGACATCGAGATTCCTTCTTTCCATAGAAAATGGAATTGGGGTGTAACCTTATATGAATTAAAGCATAGTCTAGATAATTATCTTTCTAAATTGCCATCTCATATGCCGGTACATTCAATTTTAGAATTAATTCAGTTTAACAAAAGTATAGAAGGAAAAGCATTGAAATATGGGCAGGACAAATTGGAAAAAAGAGTGGAATTTCCTAAAACACTAAGAAATCCTGAATATTTAAATTCAAAAATTGAAGACTTATATTTTTCTCAGGAACAAGGAATTGATTATGCATTGAAAAAGTATGAATTAGATGCAATTCTTTTCCCTTCATACATTGGGTCTACAATTAGTGCTAAAGCTGGATATCCATCTATAGCTGTACCAGCTGGATATATGGATAATGGAAGGCCATTTGGTATAACTTTTTCGGGCACTTCCTTTAGTGAAGAAGTTTTAATAAAATTTGCATTTGCATTTGAACAAGCAACTAAGTTCAGGATGGCTCCAAAGTTGGATGAAAAGTGTTAA
- a CDS encoding spore protein Tlp codes for MKNDRHDTFNKPSKNALSVGKMINNTKENIQEAEISMEFATPEELEHLEEKNAHRKSAIAQMEKQLREKKALQARKNEYK; via the coding sequence TTGAAAAACGACCGACACGACACCTTTAATAAGCCATCAAAAAATGCGCTTAGTGTAGGGAAAATGATTAATAATACGAAGGAAAATATTCAAGAAGCAGAAATTAGCATGGAATTTGCAACACCCGAGGAACTAGAACATTTAGAGGAGAAAAACGCGCACCGCAAATCGGCAATTGCCCAAATGGAAAAGCAATTAAGGGAGAAAAAAGCATTACAAGCCCGAAAAAATGAATATAAATAA
- a CDS encoding aminoglycoside phosphotransferase family protein, protein MREIKLYDITKGFSKDKKYVAEMNGEKVVVRLFDNQERKEREYAVMEEAYGHGVNCGKPITIETGKMVSSFIEGIDGEEAIHTLSAQQQYDLGVAASVDLRKIHTIEASENTWYEGQIAKYRRYIARYQELPLKIEGDTQIMQFIEERIHLMKDRPSVLQHDDFHLPNLIVNDGHYNGVIDFGRFDYGDPVHDFIKLGMFSAELSVPFCKGLLEGYCNGQPSAAFWELYALYLAMGVFSAIVWGQLMEDGANLLQHAKRFTADHDGFTRVVPRWYQE, encoded by the coding sequence ATGAGAGAAATAAAACTCTATGATATTACTAAAGGCTTTTCAAAGGATAAAAAATACGTCGCGGAGATGAACGGTGAAAAAGTAGTGGTGCGCTTATTTGATAATCAGGAACGTAAAGAACGCGAATATGCGGTAATGGAAGAGGCATATGGACATGGTGTAAATTGTGGGAAGCCGATTACGATTGAGACGGGCAAAATGGTGTCATCTTTTATAGAAGGAATCGATGGGGAAGAAGCAATTCATACGCTATCCGCTCAGCAACAGTATGATCTTGGTGTTGCAGCAAGTGTAGACTTACGTAAAATTCATACGATTGAGGCGAGTGAAAATACTTGGTATGAAGGTCAGATTGCGAAATACCGCCGATACATAGCGCGCTATCAGGAACTGCCACTGAAAATTGAAGGGGATACGCAAATTATGCAGTTTATTGAGGAGCGAATCCATTTGATGAAAGACCGCCCGAGCGTACTACAGCACGATGATTTTCATTTACCGAATTTGATTGTGAATGATGGGCACTACAACGGCGTTATTGATTTCGGTAGATTTGATTACGGTGATCCAGTGCATGATTTTATTAAGCTTGGGATGTTTAGTGCGGAACTCAGTGTGCCGTTTTGCAAAGGTTTGCTTGAGGGCTATTGTAACGGTCAGCCGAGCGCAGCGTTTTGGGAGCTTTACGCGCTCTATTTAGCGATGGGTGTGTTTTCGGCCATTGTGTGGGGGCAACTGATGGAGGATGGAGCGAATTTATTGCAGCATGCCAAACGTTTTACTGCCGACCATGATGGATTTACGCGCGTAGTGCCGAGGTGGTATCAAGAATAA
- a CDS encoding HAD family hydrolase: MIFDLDDTLLDRDKAVVQMFLVILEKCYEGVNHSFKNEMLQKFKEYDKSVYGYGDKTKMLESFFDEFPPKHRLPSDNIQDFWNNNFPNCFSISQDTLKLLNTLKTQVNIAIITNGVTQRQKAKIINTNLNSCFDIILISEEVGFSKPDRRIFELALKKLNVQPEETLFVGDDLEKDISGCQNVNIKGIWFNPLGIENNTEIKPYAEINSLDRLLDFKIIGTQLK, translated from the coding sequence ATGATATTTGATTTAGATGATACCTTACTTGATAGGGATAAGGCAGTAGTTCAAATGTTTTTAGTAATTTTAGAAAAATGTTATGAAGGCGTTAATCATTCATTCAAAAACGAAATGCTACAAAAATTCAAAGAATACGATAAGAGCGTTTATGGTTACGGGGATAAAACCAAAATGTTAGAATCATTTTTTGATGAATTCCCACCTAAACATCGATTGCCTAGCGATAACATTCAGGATTTTTGGAATAATAATTTCCCTAATTGTTTTTCGATTAGCCAAGATACCCTAAAACTTTTAAATACTCTAAAAACTCAAGTAAACATTGCAATTATTACAAATGGTGTAACTCAGAGACAGAAAGCAAAAATAATAAATACTAATTTAAATAGTTGTTTTGATATAATACTTATTTCTGAAGAAGTAGGTTTTAGCAAACCCGACAGGCGCATATTTGAATTAGCGTTGAAAAAGCTTAATGTCCAACCAGAGGAAACTTTATTTGTTGGGGATGACCTTGAAAAGGATATAAGCGGTTGTCAAAATGTAAACATAAAGGGGATATGGTTCAATCCTCTTGGAATCGAGAATAATACCGAAATAAAACCGTATGCCGAGATTAATTCTTTAGATAGACTATTAGATTTTAAAATAATAGGTACACAATTGAAATGA